The following are encoded together in the Tamandua tetradactyla isolate mTamTet1 chromosome 14, mTamTet1.pri, whole genome shotgun sequence genome:
- the OR6S1 gene encoding olfactory receptor 6S1 — protein MAPGGNQSNGVTEFILAGFPNLNSTKAEVFSAFFLVYLLTLTGNVLIVRVVGADTRLQTPMYFFLGNLSCLEISLTSVIIPKMLSNFLLRQHTISFAACITQFYFYFFLGASEFLLLAAMSVDRYLAICHPLHYPSLMRGTVCFRVALACWVGGLLPVLGPTVAVALLPFCGQDVVVQHFFCDSGPLLRLACTNTKKLEETDFVLASLVIVSSLMITAGSYGHIVLAVLRIPSASGRQKAFSTCTSHLMVVTLFYGSAIFLYVRPSQSGSVDKNWAVTVVTTFVTPLLNPFIYALRNHLVKEALKDMFKKMRSLLWNTRALDPALSAPRDWGRASVRRFCPDIAVPTHLRVSVFSVKRPPKEPAQSPTVVWDPSGPGDILTVSESFDRSGQLDHELVASRWRLKGSSSQLDLGVAAFAASLILLMLKGGKRLKEAILLGI, from the exons ATGGCTCCTGGAGGGAACCAAAGCAATGGTGTGACAGAGTTCATCCTGGCAGGCTTCCCAAATCTCAACAGCACAAAAGCGGAAGTGTTTTCTGCATTCTTCCTTGTCTATCTGTTGACTCTGACAGGCAATGTGTTGATAGTGAGGGTAGTTGGAGCTGATACTCGCTTGCAGACTCCCATGTATTTCTTTCTGGGCAATCTGTCCTGCCTGGAGATCTCACTCACTTCTGTCATCATTCCCAAGATGCTGAGCAATTTCCTCTTAAGACAACACACTATTTCTTTTGCTGCCTGCATTACCcaattctatttttacttttttcttggaGCTTCTGAGTTCCTACTGTTGGCTGCCATGTCTGTGGATCGCTACCTGGCCATCTGTCACCCTCTGCACTACCCCTCACTCATGAGGGGGACCGTGTGCTTTCGTGTGGCCCTGGCCTGCTGGGTGGGGGGACTTCTTCCTGTGCTTGGCCCCACGGTGGCTGTGGCCTTGCTTCCTTTCTGTGGGCAGGATGTTGTGGTACAGCACTTCTTTTGCGACAGTGGCCCTCTGCTCCGCCTGGCGTGCACCAACaccaagaagctggaagagactgACTTTGTCCTGGCTTCTCTTGTCATTGTATCCTCACTGATGATTACTGCTGGGTCCTATGGCCACATAGTCCTGGCTGTCCTGCGCATCCCCTCTGCTTCGGGCCGTCAAAAGGCCTTCTCCACCTGTACCTCGCACTTGATGGTGGTGACCCTTTTCTATGGAAGTGCCATCTTTCTCTATGTGCGGCCATCACAGAGTGGCTCTGTGGATAAAAACTGGgcagtaacagtggtgacaacaTTTGTGACACCACTGCTGAATCCATTCATCTATGCTTTGCGCAATCACCTAGTCAAGGAGGCTTTGAAAGACATGTTTAAGAAAATG CGCTCGCTTCTGTGGAATACCAGGGCTCTGGACCCGGCCCTCTCCGCACCCCGTGACTGGGGCAGGGCCTCGGTAAGGAGGTTCTGTCCTGACATTGCGGTCCCAACACACCTCCGGGTATCAGTCTTTTCCGTGAAGCGTCCTC CAAAAGAGCCGGCTCAGAGCCCGACTGTGGTTTGGGATCCCTCCGGCCCTGGTGACATCCTCACTGTTTCTGAATCTTTTGACAGAAGCGGCCAGCTTGATCACGAGCTGGTCGCGAGCAGGTGGAGGTTGAAAGGGTCTTCATCTCAGCTGGACCTGGGCGTGGCGGCGTTTGCTGCATCCTTGATACTCTTGATGCT